In Diaphorobacter ruginosibacter, the genomic stretch TTTGCTTTCCGAGCCGGCACTCATGGTCATGGCTAGGACACGGATGGGAGGCTTACGGTGCCGTGCAAACGTAGCTGCTCGCCAGCCGCGCCGCGGCCGCATCACCGGCAGCACCAACATAGCGCGGATACTGCGGGTACTCGCACAGCGGCCGACCCAGGACTTCTGCTCCCCCGGCATCCAGTTTTCTCGCGTTCAAGGTCGCGGGTGCGCTGTTCCCGCTCGACCATTGGTCCAACGCCGCCAACAAGTCCACCGTATCCGCACCCACACCCGTCGCGCAGTGATTCACGCCGGGGGCGATGTACAGCCGCGTTGCGGCGTTCGCACCGGCATCGCCGACGGCCTTTCGCATCCTGTCGTAGTAGTCGATGGTCGAATTCATGTTGATGCCCGGGTCCGCACCCCCATGCCACATGATCAGCTTTCCGCCGTTCTTGATGAAGGGGCTGATATCCGGTTCGGTCGCATCATTGAGCGCAGCCATGTCCACCAGCGCACCGATGTTCGAATCGTAGGAATACCCCAGCGAGTCCGCATGGGGATCGCGCGCCAGGTAGTTCTTGATCGTGGTGTCCTCGTAGCGGTATTGCTCGGTGGTGACCGGATTGCCATTCCCGGTCAGCCACGGCGCCATGTTGAGCGGGTCGTCTTCGTTGCCATTCAGGTTCCATGCGGTGTTTCTGAAGGTTGATCCGCCTTGGAACACGGCCTCCGTGGTCCATGATTGAAAGACCGCCATCTGCGCATCGGAAAGGCAGTCGCGTCCAAGGTCGGCACCTCCATCGCAGCGCAGTGCGGGCAGATTGATCCGCAGAGGGGTGCATGCCGCCGGGTTCGCCACCACCCCATCCGTGATCCCATCCAATGCGTCGCAGGCGTGGCGTACGGTCCTTGCCACAAGAGCCAGTTTGTCTGCCGATAACCGTGCCCCCGGGGCCATGGCTGCTTTCGCGTTGCGGGAGAAATGCCCCATGAGTCCGGCCCAGTTGTATGCGGGTGCACGCACGATGATCCCGTCAAACATCTTGGGATAACGCTGCATGCTCACCATGCCTTCGCGCCCTCCGTTGGAGCATCCCTCGAAATAGGACTTTCCGGGCGTCGCCCCGTAGATGGAGGCCAGGATCTTCTGCGCACTGGCCGTCACCGTGGGCACCGACAGGCTTCCGAACATCCGGGCCGCCTCGGGATTCGCCAGCGCGAAGCTTGCGTTCCACAGCTCGGACTGATGCCCTCCGTCGCTGGAAACGGTCGCATAGCCCGCCTTGAGCGCGACCAACGGGATTCTTGAATTGGCGTCAGGCCCGCTGATCGACTGAATGAAGCCGTCATAGCCACCACCACCCCAGAAATGCAGCTTGCCGTTCCAGCGTTCCGGCAATCGCATTTCAAAGTGAAGCGAGGTGCCGATCACTCCCTGCACCTTGCAATAGACCGGCACATCGCCGCCCGCAGCCACCACCGAGGCCTTGAGCCTCGCATCTCCCATGACTTTTCCGTCAGCCTCCTCGCAGGCCCGAGCCGCCGTCAGAGTGTGAGCCTGCGGATCCGCCGGGCCTCCTCTACCACCACACCCTGACATCAACAGGGCGCCGTACGCAGCCAGCGTATATCCCGCAGTCCGACTATCCAGATTGAAGTTCCGTGTGCCCATCTCTCTCCTCCTTCTTGGTTGGTTGGAGAAATCGACTCTAGTGACAGGCACTTGAATAGTTTGTCGACACGGCGGCATTTCAGATTAGGAGAAGCACTCACTAAACAAGAAACCCGATGATTAACCGAATCTATCCTCGAATGAAGCAACGCCATCGACCCTCCAACCACCGAGAGGGGTTGAGCATTTTTGAGTTACGGGACTTTCCCTGACAGGCCTGTCACGGGCCTGGAACATGCGGACGGAAATTGCCTTCTCTAAAAAATGAACTATGATTCACTCATTTCGTGAATCAAGATTCATTTCTTTCCATGGCCTATAGACAGACCCCTGCCGTCGAAGCCCGTCTGCTCGACAACCGCACACGTATCCTGCAGGCGGCGCGCGCGCTTGTGAGCGAAGGTGGGTGGCAGGAGGCACAGGTGGCCAACGTTGCAGCCACGGCAGGCATTGCCACCGGCACGGTGTACCGCTACTTTCCCTCCAAGGCCGAGCTCTTTGCCGAAGTGCTCTCGCGTGTTTCGCAGCGGGAGGTGGATGTGCTCTCCGACATTGCGGCATCGGATGGGTCTGCCCATGAGCGCCTGCACTCGATGGTGACCACCTTCGTGCTGCGCGCCATGCGCAACCCGCGCCTTGCCTATGCATTGATCGCCGAACCCTGCGACAAGGCCATCGACGAGGAACGATTGACCTATCGCGCCGCCATCAGCGAAGTGATCCATGGCGTCATCGCACAAGGCCAGGCCGACGCGAGCATGCGCAGCGACGTACGCGCGGACATCGCCGCCACCGTCATCGTGGGCGGCTTCATGGAAGGCCTGATCGGTCCTCTCTCGCCGCTGGCAAGCACATCGCAGATGGCAGAGCCCGAGCAGAAACTGGAAATTGCCGCACTTGCGGACCAGATTGCTGCCCTCGCCTGCGCCAGCGTCCAGCCCCCTCGCCGTTGACCCCAGCCATCTCACCCACAACACCCAGGAGACAAGCACCATGAACCAATCTCTGTCCAGCAATACCCTCGCGGCCCCGGCCAACCGCTACCAGACACACGAAGTACGCAACCAGGCGCAACCCGCCAGCGGCTTCAATGCCTTCTCCGGCGATGCGGTCCTGACATCCGCCATCCGCCGCGAGGCCCCCTGGGCCGCCGCACGCTGCGACGCACTCGGCGCCGTGGCGGGCGACGCGAACGTGCAGGAGCTTGCGCGCCTGGCCAACAGGCACAACCCCGAGCTCAAGACACACGACCGCTTCGGCCATCGCATCGACTGGGTCGAGTTCCATCCCAGCTGGCACGAGCTGATGTCGCTTGCCTGGCAACACGAGGTGCCCAACCTCTCCTGGCGCGCCAACGCGCGCAACGGCGAGAGCAACGGCCACTATGCACGCGCCGTGCTCTCCTACCTCTGGAACCAGGTCGAGCAGGGAACGGCCTGCCCCACCGGCATGGCCTACGCGTCCTACGCTGGCTTCTCGGCCGAGCCGGCTCTCGCGATCTGGGCCGAGAAGTCCCGCGGAACGCAATATGAATTCAGCCGCCGCGAAGTGGGCGACAAGCCCTCGGTGGTGATCGGCTATGCGATGACGGAAAAGCAAGGCGGCTCGGACCTGCGCGAGACACAGACCACCGCACGCTTCTCGCACTCCGACAGTTACCACGGTGCAACCGCACACTGGTATGAACTCACCGGACACAAGTGGTTCTGCTCTGTTCCCCAATCGGACGGCTTCTTCACGCTTGCCAAGGTGGACGGCGACGTCACATGCTTCTTCCTGCCGCGAACCCTGCCCGACGGCTCGTTCAACCGCTTCTTCGTGCAGCGCCTCAAGGACAAGGCCGGCAATCGCTCGAATGCGTCGAGCGAGGTGGAGTACGCGGGCACGCTTGCCATCCGCGTGGGCGAGGAAGGCCGTGGCATCCGCGAGATCCTGTCCCACGCGCATCTCACGCGCCTGGACTTCGCGGTCGGCTCGGCCGGCCTGATGCGCCAGGCGTTGACGCTCGCGCTTCAGCACACCACCACGCGCACGGCATTCAGCACCCCTATCGCCGACCGCCCCATGATGCGCAATGTGCTCGCCGACATGGCTGTGGAGGTGGAGGCCGCGACACTGTTCGCACTGCGCGTCGCCAAGGCAACCGATGGCATGGAGACCAGCGAGCATGAGAGGCTGCTGGCCCGCGTCGCAACACCTGCCGCCAAGTTCTTCAACTGCTCGCGCGCACCGGCCATTGCCAACGAGGCCTTGCAGTGCCACGGCGGCAATGGCTTCATCGAGGAAAACCCGATGGCTCGGCTGTACCGTGAAGCACCGCTGAATAGCGTGTGGGAAGGCACGGCCAACATGATGTGCATGGACGTGCGCCGCGCCATGAGCCGCACACCGGAAGTCGTCGATGCCCTCGAATCGGAGTGGAGCGCCCAGGCCCGCCAGGACCCGCGCTTCGACGCGCTGGCTGCCCGCACCCGGCAACTCATCGCTGCCGCGCGCGAGGACGAGTTCTACGCACGCCCGATGACCGAGGCCGTTGCCCGTACGCTGCAGGCCGCAGAGCTCCTGCGATACAGCACCAGCGAGGTCGTGGACGCGTTCTTCAGCACGCGTGCACCCGCACAAGGCGGAGACTGGGGATCGCATTTCGGCACCATGGGGGGCGGCGTCACCAGCGCGCAGGCCGAGCACATCGTCAAGCGCGCCAACGTGTTCGGATGAGTACCAAGCAGACTTACTGATCTACCACGCACCGGTAGTTGGCCGCATGGCTGGCGGCCAGCGCATCGCCCTTGGGACCGACGTAGCGCGGGTACTGCGGATAGGCACACAAAGGCCTGTCGAAGACCTGCCAGCCCTCACCGTCCCGTTTGACGGCGACCAATGTGGACGGAGCCACTTTCTGACTCGACCAGGCATCGAGCGCCGCCAGCAGATCGCTCGTATCCGCACCCGGACCGCCCGCGCAATGCCCCACACCCGGGGCGAAATACAGCCGGGTGGCCGCATCGGCCTTGTCGACACCGACGGCCGCTCGCACATGCTGGTAGTACACGGCCGTCGAGCGGGTGCTGAGCGCAGGGTCTGCGCCACCGTGCCAGAAAATCAGCTTGCCGCCGTTGTCAAGAAAGGGGCTGATGTCTGCATCCGTCGCGTCATTCATGGCTCCCGCGGCCACCAGACGGCCTGGATTCTGGTCGTACGGAGAATACGCCAAGGAATCCACGCCGGGATCGCTTTCCATATAGTTCCTGATCGTCGTGTCCTGCAGCAGATAGCGCGCCGAATAACGCACGTTCCCCATGCCTGTCAGCCACGCATCCCAGACACCCGGATAGTCCTCGTTGCCGCTCAAGCTCCAGCCCTTGTTGTGAAAGGTGGGACTGCCATTCCAGTTCACATCGGAGGTCCAATCCGTGACGACTTTCATCTGCGCGTCCGAGAGGCAGGAATCGCCCATATCGGCACCGCCGTCGCAGCGCAATGTCTCCATGCCAACAAGCTCGGGCGTACAGGCAGCTGCGTTGGACACGATACCGTCGCTGATCCCATCGAGCGCATCGCAGGCCCCGCGCACGCGCGAGGCGATGAGTTTGATCTTCCCTTCCGACAACATTCCTCCGGGGGCCGCGAGGTCCTTGGCCGTCAGATGGAAGTGGCCAATGAATCCCACCGCGTTGTATCCCGGAGCCCGGGCAATCACCCCGTCAAACAGCTTGGGGTTGCGCTGCACCGCCATCAAGGCTTCGCGCCCTCCGTTGGAGCAGCCTTCAAAGTAGGCCTTCGCGGGAGGGCTTCCGTAAGCCGCTTCCACGACCTTCACGGCGCTGGCCATCACCGTGGGAACCGAAAGGCTGCCGTACATCCGGGCGGCCGCCGGGTCGCGCCGCGCAAAGCTCGCATCCAAGCTGCTACCCTGGTGTCCCGAATCACTGGAAACGGTAATGAATCCACGCTCCAACGCAACCAGTGGCAGACGCGAGCTGGCATCCGATCCCGTCAGCGGTGGAATCGATCCGTTGTATCCACCGCCACCCCAATAGTGCAGCCGGCCATTCCATTGATTCGGCAAGCGCATTTCAAAATTCAGCGATGCACCTATCTTGCCGGATACCTTGCAGTATTCAGGCACCTCAGCACTTGCGCCCACGACAGTCGTCGTGAGTGCCGCGTTGGCAATGGTCTTTCCCGCCAACACCTCGCATGCATGCCTGGCATTGCCCTGTGCGAGGCCGCCCGAAGAGCCGCCGCAGCCGCTTGCGAGCCACGCCGAGAAGGCCGCTATCGCACATACGCGCAGCGAACTATTGATTCGAGTGAAATGAGCCATGGAGTCTCCGTTTTGCTTTTATCTTGCAATTCATCCGCCCTATGCGAATTTCGCAAATGTCATTGCAGGCCGATGACGCTCCATACAGGGAAAACTCTGAAGAACTCCGCTCTGTTTCAAATACCGAATCTTTGACTAAAAAAGCATAAAGAAAAGGCCGAAAACTCACGTTTTCGGCCCATGCATTTGCCAGCGCTTGCGCGCTTACTCACCAAGTCAATCAAACACTCACTGCTTGATGGCTTCGATCTGCGCGACGATGCGCACGTTCTTCGGGAAGCCGTAGGCAATGCCGTAGTCCACGCCGAAGGCCGTGCGATCGATGGTGGTTTCGAAGTCGCCACCGCACACTTCACGCTTGACCATCGGGCTGTCGTAGCAAGCGAACTGGTTGGCCTTGAAAGTGACGGGCTGGGTCTTGCCCTTGATTGTCAGGTCGCCCGAGACGGACACCACCTTGTCGCCGTCGAAAGTGAACTTGTCGCCCACAAACTTGGCTGTCGGGAATTTCTCGGCGTCGAAGATCTCTGCGCTTTGCAGGTGCTTGTTGAATGGCGCCGTGCCGGAATTGATGGAGTCCATCTGCAGGGTCAACTCCACCTTGCCGGTCTTGGCCGCCTTGTCCAGTTGCACGGAGCCTTCCTTCTTGTCGAAGCGCGCGCGGTTCACGCTGGCGCCGAAGTGGCTGATCTCAAAGGTGGCGAAGGTGTGCGTCGGATCGACCGCGTAGGTTGCGGTTTCGGCGTGGGCAGCGCCAGCCATCAGGGCTGCTGCGGTGGCAAGGGCGAAAAATGCTGTGCGCATGTCATCTACTCCATTCAAAAGAAAAACAAACGATTCAATAAAACAAAAAAACGGGATGCAACTGCATCAGATCTTGGGAACGCCGGTCAGTGCCAGCTTGAACTTCACCTGGACTTCGTCCGCCACCATGGAAGTGTCGGCCCACTCCTGCTCGCCGATCTTGAACGCCAGTCGCTTGATCGCGAAGCTGCCCGTGGCAGTGGTATTGGCGCCGCTCTGCGCCAGCGTGACCGGGACGGTCACATCCTGGCTCGCGCCCTTGATGTTCAGCTTGCCTGCCACCTCGAACTTGCCGCCACCCAGGGCCTTGATGGCCGTGGACTGGAATGTAGCCTGAGGAAACTTTGTCACGTTGAACCACAGGGGCTTGGGCAATTCCGCATCGGTTTCCTTCACGCCCAACGTTGCGCTGCCGGTATCGATCGACAGCGTCACCTTGCTGGTTGCCAGCTTGGCCGGATCGAACGACACCTGGGCATCGAACTTGGTGAAATGACCGTTCACCGGGACGCCCATCTGCTTGCTCACAAAGCCGATCTCGCTCTGCGCGGGCACCAGCTTCTGCTCGGCCAGCGCGGGGGCGGATGCCATTGCCAGCGCTGCGCCGGCCAGCGCCGCACCCAGGCCCCACACGGAAACGGTCTTCTTCACTGTCATCATTGCTGTATTCATCACTTCATTTCTCCTTGGAGATCACCATCACGGCATGCCGGGTCACCACTGCGCCCGGCGCGAAAAACAAAATTCAGGCTTGGACTGCAGAAGGGCTGCCCCCCCTGCTCAGGCTCGTCCCGGCAGCATGCGGGAGAGCAATCCATCGCGGTCGATGACCTGGTGCTTCA encodes the following:
- a CDS encoding YceI family protein, whose amino-acid sequence is MTVKKTVSVWGLGAALAGAALAMASAPALAEQKLVPAQSEIGFVSKQMGVPVNGHFTKFDAQVSFDPAKLATSKVTLSIDTGSATLGVKETDAELPKPLWFNVTKFPQATFQSTAIKALGGGKFEVAGKLNIKGASQDVTVPVTLAQSGANTTATGSFAIKRLAFKIGEQEWADTSMVADEVQVKFKLALTGVPKI
- a CDS encoding tannase/feruloyl esterase family alpha/beta hydrolase: MLAGKTIANAALTTTVVGASAEVPEYCKVSGKIGASLNFEMRLPNQWNGRLHYWGGGGYNGSIPPLTGSDASSRLPLVALERGFITVSSDSGHQGSSLDASFARRDPAAARMYGSLSVPTVMASAVKVVEAAYGSPPAKAYFEGCSNGGREALMAVQRNPKLFDGVIARAPGYNAVGFIGHFHLTAKDLAAPGGMLSEGKIKLIASRVRGACDALDGISDGIVSNAAACTPELVGMETLRCDGGADMGDSCLSDAQMKVVTDWTSDVNWNGSPTFHNKGWSLSGNEDYPGVWDAWLTGMGNVRYSARYLLQDTTIRNYMESDPGVDSLAYSPYDQNPGRLVAAGAMNDATDADISPFLDNGGKLIFWHGGADPALSTRSTAVYYQHVRAAVGVDKADAATRLYFAPGVGHCAGGPGADTSDLLAALDAWSSQKVAPSTLVAVKRDGEGWQVFDRPLCAYPQYPRYVGPKGDALAASHAANYRCVVDQ
- a CDS encoding acyl-CoA dehydrogenase family protein, translated to MNQSLSSNTLAAPANRYQTHEVRNQAQPASGFNAFSGDAVLTSAIRREAPWAAARCDALGAVAGDANVQELARLANRHNPELKTHDRFGHRIDWVEFHPSWHELMSLAWQHEVPNLSWRANARNGESNGHYARAVLSYLWNQVEQGTACPTGMAYASYAGFSAEPALAIWAEKSRGTQYEFSRREVGDKPSVVIGYAMTEKQGGSDLRETQTTARFSHSDSYHGATAHWYELTGHKWFCSVPQSDGFFTLAKVDGDVTCFFLPRTLPDGSFNRFFVQRLKDKAGNRSNASSEVEYAGTLAIRVGEEGRGIREILSHAHLTRLDFAVGSAGLMRQALTLALQHTTTRTAFSTPIADRPMMRNVLADMAVEVEAATLFALRVAKATDGMETSEHERLLARVATPAAKFFNCSRAPAIANEALQCHGGNGFIEENPMARLYREAPLNSVWEGTANMMCMDVRRAMSRTPEVVDALESEWSAQARQDPRFDALAARTRQLIAAAREDEFYARPMTEAVARTLQAAELLRYSTSEVVDAFFSTRAPAQGGDWGSHFGTMGGGVTSAQAEHIVKRANVFG
- a CDS encoding tannase/feruloyl esterase family alpha/beta hydrolase; the protein is MGDARLKASVVAAGGDVPVYCKVQGVIGTSLHFEMRLPERWNGKLHFWGGGGYDGFIQSISGPDANSRIPLVALKAGYATVSSDGGHQSELWNASFALANPEAARMFGSLSVPTVTASAQKILASIYGATPGKSYFEGCSNGGREGMVSMQRYPKMFDGIIVRAPAYNWAGLMGHFSRNAKAAMAPGARLSADKLALVARTVRHACDALDGITDGVVANPAACTPLRINLPALRCDGGADLGRDCLSDAQMAVFQSWTTEAVFQGGSTFRNTAWNLNGNEDDPLNMAPWLTGNGNPVTTEQYRYEDTTIKNYLARDPHADSLGYSYDSNIGALVDMAALNDATEPDISPFIKNGGKLIMWHGGADPGINMNSTIDYYDRMRKAVGDAGANAATRLYIAPGVNHCATGVGADTVDLLAALDQWSSGNSAPATLNARKLDAGGAEVLGRPLCEYPQYPRYVGAAGDAAAARLASSYVCTAP
- a CDS encoding YceI family protein, with the protein product MRTAFFALATAAALMAGAAHAETATYAVDPTHTFATFEISHFGASVNRARFDKKEGSVQLDKAAKTGKVELTLQMDSINSGTAPFNKHLQSAEIFDAEKFPTAKFVGDKFTFDGDKVVSVSGDLTIKGKTQPVTFKANQFACYDSPMVKREVCGGDFETTIDRTAFGVDYGIAYGFPKNVRIVAQIEAIKQ
- a CDS encoding TetR/AcrR family transcriptional regulator, yielding MAYRQTPAVEARLLDNRTRILQAARALVSEGGWQEAQVANVAATAGIATGTVYRYFPSKAELFAEVLSRVSQREVDVLSDIAASDGSAHERLHSMVTTFVLRAMRNPRLAYALIAEPCDKAIDEERLTYRAAISEVIHGVIAQGQADASMRSDVRADIAATVIVGGFMEGLIGPLSPLASTSQMAEPEQKLEIAALADQIAALACASVQPPRR